GCATAGCCTGTAATCCTTTGCACATTATTGGTGTAGCTGTAAACTGGATTCAGTCGGATACCAGTAGTTTGTAATTTTTCGACATTTTGGCTTTTGAGGAACGCAACTACAGCCGATGATTTCCGGGCGGCTTCTTGCTGTACCTCCTCTGCTGTTTTCCCCTGAATCTCCACTCCTAAGCTAACTTGCGCCAAGGTTGTAGGAATTGTTTCAACTCCACGACCACTGACACTAAGGGTTCGCCACATTTTCTCCTTTTCTTGCGCCAATGCAGGTAGTACAAAAGTTGCACATACCAACAGAGCTAAAGGCAGTATTTTCCACAAGTTTCCAGATGGAAACTGAGAACCGGGTAAAGCGGCTCTAGTCATAAAATTTGCACTCCTCAAAGTATCCACAGATGTTTTTAATAAGCGTATTTAGCAATCTTCTGGCGGCTGTTAAAAGTCAACAGTCACCACAAGTTTTCACAACTTAAGTGCGATCGCTAGATACGATTTGTATGTTCTTACTTTGACACTGCCATTGTCAAAAGCTGAAATGGTTACATTTTTTGAAACTAAAAAATTACACTAACATTTTTAAAGATTTTGTCCTGATGGAAAATTAATTCACCGACTTTGACTTGCTGCGCCTTCCTAAACTGTTTGTAGTCAAGGCTTCCGAAGTTTTCTGATAGCGCTTGGTTAAGTAGACAAATGGCACAAATTAAGTTTTTGAACCTGCCAATATCGTCTCCACAGATAGATGTTTTTCAGAAACACGTCAAAATCAAAGAGAAGGATTTTCACAGAACCCATGCATTTGTTAGATCCAATTAACTTCTCTTTTCCTCTGCTGGCTACTGCAACAGAAGCCGCAGACAGTTCAATGGTAGTAGCCGCCGTGCTACTAAGCTTAGTAGTCGTTTACCTCGCCAGCAAAGTTGGTGGAGAGTTATCAAATAAAGTGGGTTTGCCGCCTGTTTTAGGGGAACTTGTAGGTGGTGTGGTAGTAGGCATCTCTGTTTTCCACCTTTTAGTGTTTCCAGAAGGCGGCACAGACAGTTCTAACTCTTTGATCGTGTCCTTCCTTCAAATCACTGCTGGTTTAACTCCTGAAGCTGCTCCAGCCGTCTTTGCAGCGCAGTCTGAGGTCATTTCTGTTTTAGCAGAATTGGGTGTGATCATCCTGCTGTTTGAAATCGGCTTGGAGTCGAACTTAAAAG
The Nostoc punctiforme PCC 73102 genome window above contains:
- a CDS encoding SIMPL domain-containing protein, which produces MTRAALPGSQFPSGNLWKILPLALLVCATFVLPALAQEKEKMWRTLSVSGRGVETIPTTLAQVSLGVEIQGKTAEEVQQEAARKSSAVVAFLKSQNVEKLQTTGIRLNPVYSYTNNVQRITGYAANNTVSFRIPTEKAGTLLDDAVKAGATQINGISFVANDEAIAAAQKQALKEATQDARQQADAVFSALGFKSKEIVSIQVNNASAPPPPMFLRAEAAKVADSSTPVVGGEQEVEASVTLQISY